In Callithrix jacchus isolate 240 chromosome 18, calJac240_pri, whole genome shotgun sequence, one DNA window encodes the following:
- the C2CD4D gene encoding C2 calcium-dependent domain-containing protein 4D, which yields MWLLEKAGYKVGATEPGTRWAPPGLFSKRRAPGPPTSACPNVLTPDRIPQFFIPPRLRDPGGAEPAARRDVAGRCLPVACSLPHLAGREGWAFLPESPHTRRRESLFHAPLPALAEGLPAPQPRLHVSAPDLRLCWAPDSDTASSPDSSPFGSPRPGLGGRRVPRPHSLSPEPASWADTSPHPPRRAGPPTPPLFHLDFLCCQLRPTRESVLRLGPRGGQLRLSTEYQAGPGRLRLRLVSAEDLPRPRSRPGSGGGGCCVVLRLRPRVLPQAQQSRVVKCSANPIFNEDFFFDGLGPPDLAARSLRAKVLDRGAGLRRDVLLGECETPLIALLPPLGGGLGPGSSVAPTHFSL from the coding sequence ATGTGGCTTTTGGAAAAAGCTGGCTATAAGGTGGGGGCCACGGAACCTGGGACCCGTTGGGCGCCCCCGGGCCTGTTCTCCAAGCGTCGCGCCCCGGGCCCGCCCACCAGCGCCTGCCCCAACGTGCTCACCCCGGATCGCATCCCGCAGTTCTTCATCCCTCCTCGGCTCCGGGATCCCGGCGGCGCAGAACCCGCGGCGCGGCGGGACGTGGCCGGGCGCTGCCTCCCCGTGGCCTGCTCGCTGCCTCACCTGGCTGGCCGCGAAGGCTGGGCCTTCCTGCCCGAGAGCCCGCACACGCGCCGGCGCGAGTCCCTGTTCCACGCGCCGCTGCCCGCCCTGGCCGAGGGGCTCCCCGCGCCCCAGCCCCGGCTGCACGTCTCCGCCCCGGACCTGCGCCTCTGCTGGGCCCCCGACAGCGACACGGCCTCGTCGCCGGACTCGTCGCCCTTCGGCTCCCCGCGGCCCGGCCTGGGCGGGCGCCGGGTGCCCAGGCCGCACTCGCTGTCCCCAGAACCCGCGAGCTGGGCGGACACCAGCCCGCACCCGCCGCGCCGCGCTGGGCCGCCCACGCCGCCGCTCTTCCACCTGGACTTCCTGTGCTGCCAGCTGCGGCCCACGCGCGAGAGCGTGCTGCGCCTGGGGCCCCGCGGCGGGCAGTTGCGGCTGTCCACCGAGTACCAGGCCGGGCCCGGGCGGCTGCGGCTGCGCCTGGTGAGCGCCGAGGACCTGCCCCGGCCGCGCTCCCGCCCTGGGAGCGGAGGCGGCGGCTGCTGCGTGGTGCTGAGGCTGCGGCCCCGCGTCCTACCGCAGGCGCAGCAGAGCCGCGTGGTCAAGTGCAGCGCCAACCCTATCTTCAACGAGGATTTCTTTTTCGACGGGCTCGGCCCGCCGGACCTGGCCGCCCGCAGTCTGAGGGCCAAGGTGCTCGACAGGGGCGCGGGACTTCGCAGGGATGTGCTGCTGGGGGAATGCGAGACGCCCCTCATTGCGCTGCTGCCCCCGCTAGGTGGGGGACTAGGTCCCGGGTCCTCCGTGGCGCCCACCCATTTCAGTCTGTAG